gttctctctatatacaaacgatttgctgccatggttcgtacccagttttccacgcccattcgtactttttcgtgctgactctgctggagagtatatctctcagctgttgcgtggttttctcgcggaacagggtactcttgcccagttctcatgtcctggtgctcatgctcaaaatggcgttgcagaacgtaagcatcgtcatttgcttgagacggctcgtgcgctgatgattgctgcttcccttccaccccatttttgggctgaggctgtttctgcatccacctatctcatcaacattcagccattgactgctttgcagggtggtattcctctggagtgtctcactggtcgctCTCCTGACTACTCCGCTCTCcgtatgtttggatgtgtgtgctatgttcttcttgccccccgagaacgcaccaaactgactgctcagtcggttgagtgtgttttccttggttacagtgatgagcacaagggctatcggtgttgggatcctgtgggtcgtcgcttgcgcatctcgcgtgatgtgactttTGACGAGTCTCATTCCTACTACCCGCGTCCTTCTTCCTCGTGTTTCTTTGTGGACgatctctctttccttctccttcccgctacaccctgctatgtgcctcCTGTGTCATCTCTTTCTCCGGCACCTCTCATTTCTTCTCCTTCACCACCGATCCCAtcttctccatcctcctcctccacctctccaccatcatctccagtctgtcgccctctctcaccgttccctctccactatactcgtcgcCCTCGTTCTGAGGATGTCTCCCCTGACgcgccttccacctctggtgcacctcTCCTCACGCCTCCCCCGGTTCACAACCTCCGGGCTCGGCCTTGCCCCCCCGCCTGATCGCTACTCTCCTGCTCAGTATGGTCTTTCTGttattgctgagcccacttcctatcaGACTGCCATGACTCAACCggaatggcagcttgcgatggcagaagagattgctgcccttgagcgctctggTACATGGGAGCTGGTTTCCCTTCCTTCCGGTGTTCGccccatcacctgcaagtgggtctacaagattaagacacgctccgatggttctcttgagcgttacaaagctcgtcttgtggcccgtggtttccagcaggagcagggacgcgattatgatgagacattcgctcctgtggctcacatgaccactgtccgcactctccttgctgtggcttctgttcgtcagtggtctatctctcaacttgatgttcagaacgcttttctcaatggcgagttgcgtgaggaggtttacatgtagccaccaccggggtactatgctcctgacgGTATGGTCTGTCGACTTCgccgctccctctatggtcttaaacaggcccctcgcgcctggtttgagcgcttcgcctctgtggtgacggccgctggtttcttgcccagtgatcatgatcccgcgttgtttgttcacacgtctcctcgtggtcggactcttctccttctttatgttgatgacatgatcatcactggtgacgactctgcctacattgcctttgttaaggcccGCCTTCACGACCAgttcctcatgactgatcttggtcctcttcgctattttcttgggattgagatctcctcgacctctgatggcttctacatctctcaagagaaatatattcaggatcttctcGCTCGAGCTGCTCTCAGTGATGACCGCACcgttgtgactcctatggagctcaacgttcagcttcgtgcctctgatggtgaccctcttcctaatcccactcaCTATCGTCACCTCGTTGGTagccttgtctatcttgctgttacgcgtcctgacatctcctatcccgttcacatcctgagtcagtttgtttcagcccccacctctgtccactatagtcacctcctccgtgttctacgatatcttcgtggcacgatctctcagcgccttttctttccccgctccagttctcttgagctccaggcttactctgatgctacctgggctagtgatccctctgatcgacgctcgttgtctgcttattgtgtctttcttggtggctctcttattgcctggaagacaaagaaacagactgcagtttctcgctcgagtacagaggctgagttgcgagccatggctatgctgacggctgaggtgatctggttacggtggttacttgaggattttggtgtgtctgctgctacctcgactcccttactgtcagacagtactggtgctatcagtattgcgcgtgacccggtgaagcatgagctcactaagcacatcggtgtggatgcccacttcgtgcgtgctgctgtgcaggatcagactctcgctcttcactatgtgccctctgagttacagttggctgacttcttcacgaaggcgcagactcgagcgcagcatgcctttttcctctccaaactcagtgttgttgatccaccatgagtttgagtgggggggaggggtgttagatgtgtatagtctcttttcggtttatccccattgtataaggggtttcctgcactttaccacacatgtatatgtattggcctttggccctcagtaaagTTAGTTGCTGTTCATCCAACAATTCTATCACGCCTATTGGCATAAACTCTTTCTTTCTTTATTAGTAATTTTTAGTTACAATTTATTTCAGTATTTGAGTGGCAAGAAGGTAGTCTCAGTTATGTGGTGTAGTAGTTTTATTGTTGGATCTCATGGACCGTCCATCTCTTTTAGGCATTTATTTATTGTGCAGCTGCATGTTTACTTTATATCTCTGGCAGTTTAAGTAAATACAGCTTGTGCAGATCTCAAAACATAATAGTTCATGTATCGTTATGACCGGTTTCATTTTCAGGTATACGATGCACAGTTAGCCCAGTTCAACTATATTCTTGCCGTGGGCCCAAAAGAGGTGGAATCTGAAATGGTTTGACTTCTTCACACCCACTGTTGTCGATAAAAGCATTAGTTATGCCTTGTATGAGATTCTGAATTATATATGTGGATGGATGGCTCCTACTATTGCAGGTTACCGTCAGGGTGAGAGATAAGCGGGAACTCTCCACAATGAGCGTTGACGATCTCATCTCTCTGTTAAGGGACGAAGTAGCGGCCTATAGATAGGGCTGGCAGACAAGCTCGAAGTTCGCGAGCCTTTGAACTATGAGGACCTTTTAATTATGATGAAGTTTTAGATCCTTGTTGTATTGTACCGTGTCTTGAACGTCTGAGCCTTGACGTACTACATGACTTGAGGACCATTTTGGGAGTTTTATCGAGTTGGCCTATGCACAGATGATTCGAGTATGAAAGAACAAAGCGTGTCCTGTTTTTACCAAGTCTATGAAGACTGGGCTACGTGCTTTGCTCGGTTGTCCTAGGCATCGTTTATACTCCTTTATAGCGCCCGCGTATGTACGGGGTTTCACCTGAAATAGAAGAACGCGGCAGACGACGGCCGGCGTGCGGCGTGACCTCGGCGTTGGGGAGCGGCGGCCGCTGACGGTGATTCCCTTTTACTTTACTGGACCCGCGGCCGAGAGCTGCAGAGATAGACCGacgagctgctgccgccgctgctctCCGGCCGCCCCGCGCAGGTTTGTTGCCGCGTCAGGCCCGTCCGCCCCTCCCTCCCCTGTCTAAACGCACAAGCTGTTCGGCGCAATGCCTCAGAAGACACATTTCCTTTCTTCACTTTATTGCTCTTTCAGATTCAGATAGATCGATCGACCGGAGCCATGCCTCTCCCTGCGAACCTTGTAATGGGGTCCGCCTTCGTCGCGCTCGGCGTCGCGCTCCTCGCCGGCTTCCTCTACGTCGCCGTCTGGTCCAAGGCCCTCGCGCCGAGCGACAACTGGTTCTTGCTCGCCGTTCAAAACGACAGGTACCATCAGTGATATCTCTCGCCTCACCTGGAGCACTGCTTCGCTTTGGTTTTGAGATTGCCGCGTTATTGCTCCGCCTGATCCGTTCATTGTTTTCCAGGTATTACTGCTTGCTTGTGCCCCTGACGGTCCCCGTCATAATCGTGGCTGTGTACCTGCATTGGCTGAGCATGAAGATGTTTAAGCATGCGTGAGGAGTAGCCGTGCTAAACAAAATCCATGTTGTTGAGAATCATCGTAGGCATCACGAGTTCATCACACTTAAGATTGCAATATTTTTTCTATATAAGACAAATTTCCTAGTGACTTTTTTCTTCTTTAGGGGAAACTACGTGCATTTTTTTTACCAGAAAATGGGCTTGATCATATTATAACTAAGGTGTGagagcatctctagccgatccctTATAATTTAACTCCTAAGGGCATCTCTAACCGATCTCCTATAATCCTTTAGTGGAGATAGTGGAGGCAAAATTATTCTTCTCAGCCCAAAAACTACCTCCCCACCGGCGCCGCCCCTACTCGTCAC
This DNA window, taken from Triticum aestivum cultivar Chinese Spring chromosome 1D, IWGSC CS RefSeq v2.1, whole genome shotgun sequence, encodes the following:
- the LOC123181821 gene encoding uncharacterized protein: MPLPANLVMGSAFVALGVALLAGFLYVAVWSKALAPSDNWFLLAVQNDRYYCLLVPLTVPVIIVAVYLHWLSMKMFKHA